One segment of Vulpes lagopus strain Blue_001 chromosome 8, ASM1834538v1, whole genome shotgun sequence DNA contains the following:
- the CPLANE2 gene encoding ciliogenesis and planar polarity effector 2 isoform X2, with amino-acid sequence MRLLPPPHPVGRPAMARPPAPGSVIVPDWHESAEGKEYLACILRKNRRRVFGLLERPVLPPPVAIDTASYKIFMSGKSGVGKTALVAKLAGLEVPVVHHETTGIQTTVVFWPAKLQVSDRVVMFRFEFWDCGESALKKFDHMLPACKEKTDAFLFLFSFTDRASFEDLPGQLARVAGEAPGVVRMVIGSKFDQYMHTDVPERDLTAFRQAWKLPLLRVKSVPGRRLADGRTLDGRAGLADIAHVLNGLAEQLWHQDQVAAGLLPNASESTPS; translated from the exons aTGCG CCTCCTGCCGCCTCCTCACCCAGTGGGGCGCCCAGCCATGGCCAGACCACCCGCCCCGGGCTCGGTGATTGTGCCAGACTGGCACGAGAGCGCCGAGGGCAAGGAGTACCTGGCCTGCATCCTGCGCAAGAACCGCAGACGGGTGTTCG GGCTGCTGGAACGGCCAGTGCTGCCCCCACCCGTGGCCATTGACACAGCCAGCTATAAGATCTTCATGTCTGGGAAGAGTGGCGTGGGCAAGACGGCACTGGTGGCCAAGCTGGCTGGCCTAGAGGTACCCGTGGTACACCATGAGACCACTG GCATCCAGACCACCGTGGTATTTTGGCCAGCCAAGCTGCAGGTCAGCGACCGTGTTGTCATGTTCCGCTTTGAGTTCTGGGACTGTGGGGAGTCTGCACTCAAAAAGTTCGATCACATGCTGCCG GCTTGCAAGGAGAAAACGgatgccttcctcttcctcttctccttcaccGACCGCGCCTCCTTTGAAGACCTCCCTGGACAGCTGGCCCGAGTAGCAGGAGAGGCCCCTGGTGTTGTCAGGATGGTCATTGGCTCCAA ATTTGACCAGTACATGCACACAGATGTGCCTGAGCGTGACCTCACAGCCTTCCGGCAGGCCTGGAAACTGCCCCTCCTGCGGGTGAAGAGTGTGCCAGGGCGGCGGCTGGCGGATGGGCGCACGCTAGATGGGCGGGCTGGCCTGGCCGACATTGCCCACGTGCTCAATGGCCTGGCGGAACAGCTGTGGCACCAGGACCAGGTGGCGGCTGGCCTGCTCCCCAACGCCTCTGAGAGCACCCCCAGCTGA
- the CPLANE2 gene encoding ciliogenesis and planar polarity effector 2 isoform X1: MTWEGRAASVPGEQHVGEKRLWGCTSWVVRGRRGSCSSPGPWTELGPRALMGLLPPPHPVGRPAMARPPAPGSVIVPDWHESAEGKEYLACILRKNRRRVFGLLERPVLPPPVAIDTASYKIFMSGKSGVGKTALVAKLAGLEVPVVHHETTGIQTTVVFWPAKLQVSDRVVMFRFEFWDCGESALKKFDHMLPACKEKTDAFLFLFSFTDRASFEDLPGQLARVAGEAPGVVRMVIGSKFDQYMHTDVPERDLTAFRQAWKLPLLRVKSVPGRRLADGRTLDGRAGLADIAHVLNGLAEQLWHQDQVAAGLLPNASESTPS, translated from the exons ATGACCTGGGAGGGGAGGGCCGCGAGTGTCCCCGGGGAGCAGCATGTGGGGGAGAAGAGACTATGGGGTTGCACCTCCTGGGTAGTAAGAGGGAGACGGGGATCGTGTAGCTCCCCAGGACCGTGGACGGAGCTCGGGCCCAGGGCGCTGATGGG CCTCCTGCCGCCTCCTCACCCAGTGGGGCGCCCAGCCATGGCCAGACCACCCGCCCCGGGCTCGGTGATTGTGCCAGACTGGCACGAGAGCGCCGAGGGCAAGGAGTACCTGGCCTGCATCCTGCGCAAGAACCGCAGACGGGTGTTCG GGCTGCTGGAACGGCCAGTGCTGCCCCCACCCGTGGCCATTGACACAGCCAGCTATAAGATCTTCATGTCTGGGAAGAGTGGCGTGGGCAAGACGGCACTGGTGGCCAAGCTGGCTGGCCTAGAGGTACCCGTGGTACACCATGAGACCACTG GCATCCAGACCACCGTGGTATTTTGGCCAGCCAAGCTGCAGGTCAGCGACCGTGTTGTCATGTTCCGCTTTGAGTTCTGGGACTGTGGGGAGTCTGCACTCAAAAAGTTCGATCACATGCTGCCG GCTTGCAAGGAGAAAACGgatgccttcctcttcctcttctccttcaccGACCGCGCCTCCTTTGAAGACCTCCCTGGACAGCTGGCCCGAGTAGCAGGAGAGGCCCCTGGTGTTGTCAGGATGGTCATTGGCTCCAA ATTTGACCAGTACATGCACACAGATGTGCCTGAGCGTGACCTCACAGCCTTCCGGCAGGCCTGGAAACTGCCCCTCCTGCGGGTGAAGAGTGTGCCAGGGCGGCGGCTGGCGGATGGGCGCACGCTAGATGGGCGGGCTGGCCTGGCCGACATTGCCCACGTGCTCAATGGCCTGGCGGAACAGCTGTGGCACCAGGACCAGGTGGCGGCTGGCCTGCTCCCCAACGCCTCTGAGAGCACCCCCAGCTGA
- the CPLANE2 gene encoding ciliogenesis and planar polarity effector 2 isoform X3, whose translation MARPPAPGSVIVPDWHESAEGKEYLACILRKNRRRVFGLLERPVLPPPVAIDTASYKIFMSGKSGVGKTALVAKLAGLEVPVVHHETTGIQTTVVFWPAKLQVSDRVVMFRFEFWDCGESALKKFDHMLPACKEKTDAFLFLFSFTDRASFEDLPGQLARVAGEAPGVVRMVIGSKFDQYMHTDVPERDLTAFRQAWKLPLLRVKSVPGRRLADGRTLDGRAGLADIAHVLNGLAEQLWHQDQVAAGLLPNASESTPS comes from the exons ATGGCCAGACCACCCGCCCCGGGCTCGGTGATTGTGCCAGACTGGCACGAGAGCGCCGAGGGCAAGGAGTACCTGGCCTGCATCCTGCGCAAGAACCGCAGACGGGTGTTCG GGCTGCTGGAACGGCCAGTGCTGCCCCCACCCGTGGCCATTGACACAGCCAGCTATAAGATCTTCATGTCTGGGAAGAGTGGCGTGGGCAAGACGGCACTGGTGGCCAAGCTGGCTGGCCTAGAGGTACCCGTGGTACACCATGAGACCACTG GCATCCAGACCACCGTGGTATTTTGGCCAGCCAAGCTGCAGGTCAGCGACCGTGTTGTCATGTTCCGCTTTGAGTTCTGGGACTGTGGGGAGTCTGCACTCAAAAAGTTCGATCACATGCTGCCG GCTTGCAAGGAGAAAACGgatgccttcctcttcctcttctccttcaccGACCGCGCCTCCTTTGAAGACCTCCCTGGACAGCTGGCCCGAGTAGCAGGAGAGGCCCCTGGTGTTGTCAGGATGGTCATTGGCTCCAA ATTTGACCAGTACATGCACACAGATGTGCCTGAGCGTGACCTCACAGCCTTCCGGCAGGCCTGGAAACTGCCCCTCCTGCGGGTGAAGAGTGTGCCAGGGCGGCGGCTGGCGGATGGGCGCACGCTAGATGGGCGGGCTGGCCTGGCCGACATTGCCCACGTGCTCAATGGCCTGGCGGAACAGCTGTGGCACCAGGACCAGGTGGCGGCTGGCCTGCTCCCCAACGCCTCTGAGAGCACCCCCAGCTGA